One segment of Aquimarina sp. BL5 DNA contains the following:
- a CDS encoding ribonucleoside-diphosphate reductase subunit alpha — translation MYVVKRDGHKEPIMFDKITARVRKLCYGLNALVDPVKVAMRVIEGLYDGVTTSELDNLAAEIAATMTIAHPDYAKLAARISVSNLHKNTKKTFSEVVTDLYEYVNPRTEKKAPLISDEVYEVIIANKEKLDSTIIYNRDFGYDYFGFKTLERSYLLKINGKIAERPQHMLMRVSIGIHLNDLDAAIETYELMSKKYFTHATPTLFNSGTPKPQMSSCFLLSMKDDSIDGIYDTLKQTAKISQSAGGIGLSIHNVRATGSYIAGTNGTSNGIVPMLQVFNDTARYVDQGGGKRKGSFAIYVEPWHADIFDFLDLKKNHGKEEMRARDLFYAMWIPDLFMKRVQDDAEWTLMCPNECPGLFDIHSDEFEKEYLRFEAAGKGRRTIKARELWEKILESQIETGTPYMLYKDAANRKSNQQNLGTIRSSNLCTEIMEYTSPDEIAVCNLASIALPMFVKNGAFDHEELFRITKRVTKNLNKVIDRNYYPVKEAENSNMRHRPIGLGVQGLADAFIMLRLPFTSDEAKKLNQEIFETLYFAAVTASMEEATADGPYQSYEGSPISKGEFQHNLWGIKDEELSGRWDWASLRKEVLENGVRNSLLVAPMPTASTSQILGNNEAFEPYTSNIYTRRVLSGEFIVVNKHLLEDLVQLNLWSDDLKDAIMRANGSIQNIDIIPQDLKELYKTVWELSMKDIIDMSRHRGYFIDQSQSLNLFMEGATMAKLTSMHFYAWKSGLKTGMYYLRTKSAVDAIKFTLKTEKKEQPQAEQVAVAAAQVMEAQSAPKTQPEPEAVQVAVEGTALTPEELRAIIEQSKEAEGDDCLMCGS, via the coding sequence ATGTATGTAGTAAAAAGAGACGGTCACAAGGAGCCAATTATGTTTGACAAAATTACCGCGAGGGTAAGAAAGTTATGTTATGGACTAAACGCTCTAGTCGATCCGGTCAAAGTAGCAATGAGAGTGATTGAGGGATTATATGATGGAGTAACTACTAGTGAACTGGATAATTTGGCTGCAGAAATTGCTGCTACGATGACAATTGCACATCCTGATTACGCTAAATTGGCAGCTCGTATTTCGGTTTCTAATCTACATAAAAATACGAAAAAGACGTTTTCTGAAGTAGTTACGGACTTATATGAATATGTAAACCCGAGAACAGAGAAAAAAGCTCCATTGATCTCTGATGAGGTGTATGAAGTCATTATTGCTAATAAAGAGAAGTTAGATTCTACAATTATCTACAATCGTGATTTCGGTTACGACTATTTTGGTTTTAAAACATTAGAACGTTCGTACTTGCTAAAGATTAATGGTAAGATTGCAGAACGTCCTCAGCATATGTTGATGAGAGTTTCTATAGGAATTCATCTAAATGATTTGGATGCAGCCATAGAGACGTATGAGTTAATGTCTAAGAAATATTTTACACACGCTACGCCTACATTATTTAATTCTGGAACACCAAAACCACAAATGTCATCTTGTTTTCTTTTATCAATGAAAGATGACAGTATAGATGGGATATATGATACGCTAAAACAAACCGCTAAGATTTCTCAATCTGCAGGTGGAATTGGATTGTCTATACATAATGTGCGTGCTACAGGTTCATATATTGCAGGTACAAATGGAACCTCTAATGGGATTGTTCCTATGTTACAAGTGTTTAATGATACTGCACGTTATGTAGATCAAGGTGGAGGAAAACGTAAAGGTTCTTTTGCTATCTATGTAGAACCATGGCATGCGGATATCTTTGATTTCCTTGATCTTAAAAAGAATCATGGTAAAGAAGAAATGCGAGCACGTGATTTATTCTATGCAATGTGGATTCCGGACTTATTCATGAAACGTGTGCAGGACGATGCAGAATGGACTTTAATGTGTCCTAATGAATGCCCTGGATTATTTGATATCCATAGTGACGAGTTCGAAAAAGAATATTTACGTTTCGAAGCTGCTGGAAAAGGGCGTAGAACTATAAAAGCAAGAGAATTGTGGGAAAAGATTCTAGAATCTCAAATCGAGACTGGAACGCCATATATGTTATATAAAGATGCTGCGAACCGTAAGTCTAATCAACAAAATTTAGGTACCATTCGTTCTTCTAACTTATGTACCGAGATTATGGAGTACACAAGTCCTGATGAAATAGCAGTTTGTAATCTAGCTTCTATTGCATTGCCGATGTTTGTGAAAAATGGAGCATTTGATCACGAAGAGCTTTTTAGAATTACAAAACGAGTAACTAAAAACTTAAATAAAGTAATAGATCGTAATTATTATCCTGTAAAAGAAGCAGAAAACTCTAATATGCGTCATCGTCCTATTGGATTAGGTGTGCAAGGATTGGCAGATGCATTTATTATGTTACGCTTACCTTTTACTAGCGATGAAGCTAAGAAATTGAATCAAGAGATTTTTGAAACTTTATACTTTGCTGCTGTTACTGCTTCTATGGAAGAGGCTACAGCAGACGGACCGTATCAAAGTTATGAAGGATCGCCTATTTCTAAAGGAGAATTCCAGCATAATTTATGGGGAATTAAAGATGAGGAATTAAGTGGTCGTTGGGATTGGGCTAGTCTTCGTAAAGAGGTTTTAGAAAACGGAGTGCGTAACTCATTATTAGTGGCGCCAATGCCAACCGCATCTACTTCTCAGATTTTAGGAAACAATGAAGCTTTTGAACCATATACAAGTAATATATATACAAGACGTGTATTATCAGGAGAGTTTATCGTAGTAAATAAGCACCTTTTAGAAGATCTTGTGCAGTTAAATCTATGGAGTGATGACCTTAAGGATGCAATTATGCGTGCCAATGGATCTATTCAAAATATAGATATCATTCCTCAGGATCTTAAAGAGCTTTATAAAACTGTTTGGGAATTGAGTATGAAAGATATTATAGATATGTCTCGTCATAGAGGTTATTTTATCGATCAGTCTCAGTCGCTAAATCTATTTATGGAAGGCGCTACGATGGCGAAGCTTACTTCGATGCATTTCTACGCTTGGAAGAGTGGATTAAAAACAGGAATGTATTACTTACGAACTAAATCTGCGGTGGATGCGATTAAGTTTACACTTAAAACGGAAAAGAAAGAGCAGCCACAAGCAGAGCAAGTAGCGGTTGCTGCAGCGCAAGTAATGGAAGCACAATCTGCTCCCAAAACACAACCAGAACCAGAAGCAGTGCAAGTCGCTGTTGAAGGCACAGCCTTGACTCCAGAAGAACTTCGTGCGATTATTGAGCAATCTAAAGAAGCTGAAGGAGATGATTGTTTAATGTGTGGGTCTTAA
- a CDS encoding 1-deoxy-D-xylulose-5-phosphate synthase, with protein sequence MKDTLLSHIDFPKDLRKLSADQLPDLAKELRDFVINIVATKEGHLGASLGVVELTIALHYCFDTPNDLLVWDVGHQAYPHKILTGRKKSFHTNRQLEGISGFPKRSESEYDTFGVGHSSTSISATLGMAIASKLKGATEKQHIAVIGDASIASGMAFEGLNHAGVTDANMLIILNDNSIGIDPSVGALKEYLTKATVGYKPKTDNIIEALNFAYFGPIDGHDLPKLLETLEKLKTINGPKLLHIITTKGKGLKQAEENQVTYHAPGKFDATTGDLLPKKDTQQPPKFQDVFGHTILELARKNKKIIGITPAMPTGSSLKYMMEEMPDRAFDVGIAEQHAVTLAAGMATQGLVPFCTIYSTFLQRAYDQLIHDVALQNLPVIFCIDRAGLVGADGATHHGIFDISYLNCIPNMLIAAPANEIELRNLLYTASLRLEHPIAIRYPRGRGTIIDWQVPMQKTPIGKGKCLTKSTSEIAIISTGTIGTNVTSALKSIEKKISHYHFCFIKPLDSDLIKEILQKYKTVITVEDGAIKGGFGNTIMVFSNKNNFSTKIINLGIPDQFIHHGTTEELQEICGISAKGITNTILKYI encoded by the coding sequence ATGAAAGACACATTACTTTCACATATTGATTTTCCAAAAGACCTTCGTAAACTTTCTGCGGATCAGTTGCCTGATTTAGCCAAAGAGTTACGAGATTTTGTGATTAATATTGTAGCAACTAAAGAAGGTCATCTAGGAGCAAGTCTAGGTGTTGTAGAACTTACGATTGCTTTGCATTATTGTTTTGACACTCCAAATGATTTATTAGTTTGGGATGTGGGACATCAAGCATACCCTCATAAAATACTTACCGGAAGAAAAAAATCTTTCCATACCAATAGACAATTAGAAGGCATTAGCGGTTTCCCAAAACGTAGCGAAAGTGAATATGACACTTTCGGTGTTGGCCACTCTTCTACTTCTATCTCTGCTACTTTGGGTATGGCAATTGCTTCAAAATTAAAAGGAGCGACTGAAAAACAACACATTGCTGTCATTGGAGATGCATCCATTGCAAGCGGAATGGCTTTTGAAGGACTCAATCATGCAGGAGTTACAGATGCCAATATGCTTATCATACTTAATGATAATTCTATCGGAATTGATCCAAGTGTAGGAGCATTAAAAGAATACTTAACCAAAGCAACTGTTGGGTACAAACCCAAAACCGATAATATAATCGAAGCGTTAAACTTTGCATATTTCGGACCTATTGATGGACATGATCTACCTAAACTTTTGGAAACTTTAGAAAAGTTAAAAACCATTAATGGCCCAAAGCTTCTACATATTATAACCACAAAAGGTAAAGGATTAAAACAAGCTGAAGAAAATCAAGTAACGTATCATGCTCCTGGAAAATTTGATGCTACTACTGGTGATTTACTTCCCAAAAAAGACACACAACAACCTCCTAAATTTCAGGATGTATTTGGACATACAATTCTAGAATTAGCAAGGAAAAATAAAAAAATTATTGGTATTACCCCAGCTATGCCGACTGGTAGTTCATTAAAATATATGATGGAAGAGATGCCAGATAGAGCATTTGACGTTGGTATAGCCGAACAACACGCAGTTACACTGGCTGCAGGAATGGCAACCCAGGGATTAGTGCCATTTTGCACTATCTATTCTACTTTTTTACAACGTGCATATGATCAATTGATCCACGATGTTGCTCTACAAAATCTACCTGTTATCTTCTGCATAGATCGTGCTGGTTTAGTTGGTGCCGATGGGGCAACACATCATGGTATTTTCGATATTTCGTATCTAAACTGTATTCCAAATATGCTTATAGCTGCTCCTGCTAATGAAATTGAATTAAGAAACCTTCTCTACACTGCTTCTTTGCGTTTAGAACACCCAATTGCCATTAGATATCCAAGAGGAAGAGGTACAATTATAGATTGGCAAGTACCTATGCAGAAAACGCCTATCGGGAAAGGGAAATGTCTTACTAAATCAACATCAGAAATTGCAATAATATCTACTGGCACTATTGGTACTAATGTTACTAGTGCTTTAAAGTCTATTGAAAAGAAAATAAGTCATTACCATTTTTGCTTTATAAAACCTCTGGATTCAGATTTAATAAAAGAAATATTACAAAAGTACAAAACCGTTATTACTGTTGAAGATGGTGCGATTAAGGGTGGTTTTGGAAATACAATTATGGTTTTTTCCAATAAAAATAATTTTTCGACAAAAATTATAAATCTTGGAATTCCTGATCAATTCATTCATCACGGAACTACAGAAGAATTACAAGAAATTTGTGGTATTTCTGCTAAGGGAATCACTAATACTATCCTGAAATATATTTAA
- a CDS encoding T9SS-dependent M36 family metallopeptidase — MNKNYFKLFIFIIGVHFGFAQNQDNVSVIKDYLVTSGMDQKDVSDLEIQSQSFSKSMNLTNVYVVQTYNGIPIKNTIGNFAVKNGKVVHFSGKLINDLQSKVNTVSAQLSATNAVQKAAIALNLTDVGNATIINKSSNSKFTVSKSNVSVDEIPVELIYEFKDDQLLLSWDLSIHAKDGENWYSVRIDANSGEMISKDNWMTKCTFDHNTSIKKKTNTKANTNKTHSFGFGFNSKSESSPLLMEGTYNVFKIPAVESPNHGGRTIETNPANVVASPFGWHDTDGAAGAEFTTTQGNNVRAAEDLNGNNFPGNQPDGGANLVFDYPYDPTATVSTYQNASLTNLFYASNVVHDVWYQYGFDEASGNFQLNNYGNGGAGGDEVIADGQDGSGFNNANFGTPPDGANPRMQMFLWSPLNSEVKLEVNNTSLAGEYRALNNNFDPGKVNPPDEASPLTADLVLAIDDSPNPDPNDICSTIVNATDINGNIAVVRRGSCDFTAKVIACQNAGALAVIVVNNVAGDITMGGGDDQVAIPAVSISSADGEAIINLISTETINVSLGFVGETAPEDLIVTADGSFDNGIVIHEYGHGISTRLTGGAANSGCLSGDEQMGEGWSDWFALMMTIEAGDTSTDIRGIGTYATAQPTTGRGIRPFPYSTDMTINPVTYDNVKDEDDFSVPHGVGSIWASILWDMTWAFIERDGFDSDLYNGTGGNNLAMQLVIDGLKLQACNPGFVDGRDGILAAADLLPNSDDNKCLIWSVFAKRGVGFSASQGFPTSRTDQTPAFDVPPTSELDCTNFTLGVDDVNEGVFQIYPNPSTGAFDIRVAENVGNSTISIFDINGRVVYKDETVLTSTHRIQTNLRSGIYLLRIEAENGTAISTSKIVIQ, encoded by the coding sequence ATGAATAAAAATTATTTTAAACTCTTCATTTTTATAATTGGAGTACATTTTGGTTTTGCCCAAAATCAGGATAACGTTAGTGTTATTAAAGACTATTTAGTCACATCCGGAATGGATCAAAAAGATGTTAGTGATCTTGAAATACAGTCGCAATCTTTTTCAAAAAGCATGAACTTAACGAACGTTTATGTAGTGCAAACATATAATGGAATTCCTATAAAAAATACAATAGGTAATTTTGCTGTTAAAAATGGAAAAGTTGTACATTTTTCCGGAAAGCTTATCAACGATCTACAGTCTAAGGTAAATACAGTAAGTGCTCAGTTATCTGCGACAAATGCTGTTCAAAAAGCAGCAATTGCTCTTAACCTTACTGATGTTGGTAATGCAACTATCATAAATAAGTCGAGTAATTCTAAATTTACAGTATCGAAGTCTAATGTTTCGGTAGATGAAATTCCTGTAGAACTTATATATGAATTTAAAGATGATCAATTATTATTGTCTTGGGATTTAAGTATACATGCTAAGGACGGTGAGAATTGGTATAGTGTTAGAATAGATGCTAACAGTGGAGAAATGATTAGTAAGGACAATTGGATGACAAAATGTACTTTTGATCATAATACTTCTATTAAAAAGAAAACGAATACTAAAGCGAATACCAATAAGACACATTCATTTGGATTTGGTTTTAACAGCAAGTCCGAGAGCTCTCCTCTGTTAATGGAAGGTACTTATAATGTGTTTAAGATTCCAGCAGTAGAGAGTCCTAATCATGGTGGCAGAACAATAGAAACGAATCCTGCAAATGTGGTGGCTTCTCCATTTGGATGGCATGATACAGACGGAGCAGCGGGAGCAGAATTTACTACTACTCAAGGTAATAATGTACGAGCGGCAGAAGATTTAAATGGAAATAATTTTCCTGGAAATCAACCAGATGGAGGTGCTAATTTAGTGTTTGATTATCCCTATGATCCTACAGCTACGGTATCTACTTATCAAAACGCATCTCTAACCAACTTATTTTATGCAAGCAACGTTGTCCACGATGTATGGTATCAATATGGTTTTGATGAGGCTTCAGGTAATTTCCAGCTTAATAACTATGGAAATGGCGGAGCAGGAGGAGATGAAGTAATCGCAGATGGTCAGGATGGTTCTGGTTTTAATAATGCAAATTTTGGTACTCCACCGGATGGAGCTAATCCAAGAATGCAAATGTTTTTGTGGTCTCCTTTGAATTCGGAAGTGAAGTTGGAAGTTAACAATACAAGCTTAGCTGGCGAGTATAGAGCATTAAATAATAACTTTGATCCTGGTAAGGTTAATCCTCCAGATGAAGCAAGTCCACTAACTGCGGATTTGGTATTGGCGATAGATGATAGTCCGAATCCAGATCCTAACGATATTTGTTCTACTATTGTTAATGCAACCGATATTAATGGTAATATCGCTGTGGTACGCCGAGGATCGTGTGATTTTACTGCCAAGGTGATTGCTTGTCAAAATGCAGGAGCACTGGCGGTTATAGTAGTTAATAATGTGGCTGGAGATATTACAATGGGAGGAGGTGACGATCAAGTTGCTATTCCTGCAGTAAGTATTAGCAGTGCTGATGGAGAAGCTATTATTAATTTAATAAGTACCGAAACAATTAATGTTAGTTTAGGTTTTGTCGGAGAAACGGCACCGGAAGATTTAATAGTAACAGCAGATGGATCTTTTGATAATGGTATTGTAATTCACGAATATGGACATGGAATTTCTACACGTCTTACTGGAGGAGCAGCTAATTCCGGTTGTTTGTCTGGTGATGAGCAGATGGGAGAAGGTTGGTCTGATTGGTTCGCATTAATGATGACGATTGAGGCTGGTGATACATCAACGGATATTAGAGGAATAGGTACTTATGCTACGGCACAGCCTACTACTGGCAGAGGAATTAGACCTTTTCCGTATAGTACAGATATGACAATAAACCCTGTTACCTATGATAATGTTAAAGATGAGGATGATTTTTCTGTTCCTCATGGAGTAGGTTCAATATGGGCTTCTATATTGTGGGATATGACGTGGGCTTTTATAGAAAGGGACGGATTTGATTCGGATTTATATAATGGTACAGGAGGTAATAATTTAGCAATGCAGTTGGTTATCGATGGCTTAAAATTACAGGCGTGTAATCCAGGTTTTGTGGATGGTAGAGATGGGATTCTTGCCGCTGCCGATTTGTTGCCTAATAGTGATGACAATAAATGTCTTATTTGGAGTGTATTTGCGAAAAGAGGAGTTGGTTTTAGTGCAAGTCAAGGTTTCCCTACAAGCAGAACGGATCAAACACCAGCGTTTGATGTGCCACCAACATCTGAGTTGGATTGTACTAATTTCACTTTAGGTGTTGATGATGTAAATGAAGGTGTATTCCAAATCTATCCAAATCCTTCTACCGGAGCGTTTGATATTAGAGTTGCTGAAAATGTAGGTAATAGTACAATATCGATATTTGATATAAACGGAAGAGTAGTTTATAAGGATGAAACGGTACTTACTAGTACTCATAGAATACAAACAAATCTTAGATCTGGAATCTATTTATTAAGAATAGAAGCAGAAAATGGTACTGCCATTTCAACATCTAAAATTGTGATACAATAA
- a CDS encoding ribonucleotide-diphosphate reductase subunit beta: MNAVEPILQENKDRFVIFPIKHHDIWDWYKKSEASFWTAEEIDLHQDITDWATKLTNDERYFIKHILAFFAASDGIVNENLAENFVNEVQYSEAKFFYGFQIMMENIHSETYSLLIDTYVKDEKEKDILFKAIDNFPAIKKKADWALKWIESDSFAERLIAFAAVEGIFFSGAFCSIFWLKKRGLMPGLTFSNELISRDEGVHCDFAVHLHNKHLVNKVPKERIREIIVDALNIEREFVTESLPVSLIGMNSKLMTQYLEFVTDRLLMELECEKEYGTANPFDFMDMISLQGKTNFFEKRVSEYQKAGVLNKDTEENKISFDADF, from the coding sequence ATGAATGCAGTAGAGCCAATCTTGCAAGAAAATAAAGACCGATTTGTAATTTTTCCTATCAAACATCATGATATTTGGGATTGGTATAAAAAATCAGAGGCTAGCTTCTGGACAGCAGAAGAAATTGACTTACATCAGGATATTACTGATTGGGCGACTAAGCTAACAAATGATGAGCGATATTTCATCAAACATATTTTAGCATTTTTTGCTGCTTCAGATGGAATTGTAAATGAAAATCTCGCGGAGAACTTTGTAAATGAAGTTCAGTATAGCGAAGCAAAATTCTTTTATGGTTTTCAGATTATGATGGAGAATATCCATTCTGAAACTTATTCTTTATTGATCGACACTTATGTGAAGGACGAAAAAGAAAAAGACATTTTGTTTAAAGCAATTGATAACTTTCCTGCTATTAAGAAAAAAGCAGATTGGGCTTTAAAATGGATCGAATCTGATTCTTTTGCAGAGCGTTTGATCGCGTTTGCTGCGGTAGAAGGGATATTCTTTTCTGGGGCATTTTGTTCAATTTTTTGGCTAAAAAAGCGTGGTTTAATGCCTGGACTTACTTTTTCTAATGAATTAATTTCTAGAGATGAAGGAGTGCATTGTGATTTTGCTGTGCATTTACATAATAAACACTTGGTAAATAAAGTGCCGAAAGAAAGAATTCGCGAAATTATAGTGGATGCTTTAAATATAGAAAGAGAGTTTGTTACTGAATCACTTCCTGTAAGTTTGATCGGTATGAACTCTAAATTAATGACGCAGTATCTAGAATTTGTTACGGATAGATTATTAATGGAATTAGAATGTGAAAAGGAGTATGGTACTGCTAATCCATTTGATTTTATGGATATGATCTCATTACAAGGAAAGACTAATTTCTTTGAAAAACGAGTTTCAGAATACCAGAAAGCAGGAGTACTTAATAAAGATACAGAAGAAAATAAAATAAGTTTTGATGCTGATTTTTAA
- a CDS encoding deoxyguanosinetriphosphate triphosphohydrolase — protein MNWEQLLSLKRQGDTNKRLRKEQDETRLGFEVDYDRIIFSSAFRSLQDKTQVIPLSKTSFVHTRLTHSLEVSVVGRSLGRVVGKKILEKHPHLSTIHGYQFNDFGAIVAAASLSHDIGNPPFGHSGEKAIGEYFATGKGKKYQEFLTPKQYQDLIDFEGNANGFKILTESRQGIEGGLRLSYATLGAFMKYPKESLPKKPTSHIAHKKFGYFQNESTFFKEVAQEVGLLSHQIGNETTYSRHPLTFLVEAADDICYTIIDFEDGINLGLIQEEYALEYLIKLVKDTINTAKYNSLTTTADRLSYLRALAINTLIQEAARTFVQYEEEILSGNFAEALIDKSKYQAQIDDIIKISITKIYQSSEVVEKEIAGYEILATLLDRYCIATDNFNKERASNYDKLILKAEGNNFDHKNDDLYTRLISISNYVASLTDGNALLKFQKIKGLEI, from the coding sequence ATGAACTGGGAACAGCTCCTATCCTTAAAAAGACAGGGAGATACGAATAAGAGATTGCGTAAAGAACAAGATGAAACCCGATTAGGTTTTGAAGTAGATTATGATAGAATTATATTCTCTTCAGCTTTTAGAAGTCTGCAGGATAAAACTCAGGTAATTCCTTTGTCCAAAACCAGTTTTGTGCATACTAGATTAACGCATAGTTTAGAGGTTTCTGTAGTGGGGCGTTCTTTAGGGCGAGTGGTAGGAAAGAAGATTTTAGAAAAACACCCTCATCTTTCCACAATTCATGGGTACCAGTTTAATGATTTTGGAGCGATCGTAGCAGCAGCTTCGTTGTCTCATGATATTGGTAATCCTCCCTTTGGGCATTCAGGAGAAAAAGCAATTGGAGAATATTTTGCTACCGGAAAAGGTAAAAAGTATCAAGAGTTTTTAACTCCAAAGCAATATCAGGATCTTATAGATTTTGAAGGAAATGCAAATGGGTTTAAAATCTTAACTGAATCCAGACAAGGAATAGAAGGGGGGTTGAGATTGTCTTATGCTACACTCGGTGCTTTTATGAAATACCCAAAGGAATCTTTGCCTAAAAAACCAACTTCACATATCGCACATAAGAAATTCGGATATTTTCAGAATGAAAGTACTTTCTTTAAAGAAGTAGCACAAGAAGTAGGTTTACTTTCGCATCAGATAGGGAATGAAACTACTTACAGTCGACATCCGCTAACGTTTTTGGTAGAAGCGGCAGATGATATCTGTTATACAATCATAGATTTTGAAGATGGTATTAATCTAGGGTTGATACAGGAAGAATATGCTTTAGAATATTTGATTAAGTTAGTAAAAGACACGATTAATACTGCAAAATATAATAGTTTAACCACTACAGCTGATCGTCTGAGTTATTTAAGAGCATTAGCCATTAATACTTTGATTCAAGAAGCCGCACGTACTTTTGTTCAGTATGAAGAGGAAATTTTATCAGGAAATTTTGCCGAAGCACTTATTGATAAAAGCAAGTATCAGGCACAAATTGATGATATTATAAAAATTAGTATAACTAAAATTTATCAAAGTTCTGAAGTAGTAGAAAAAGAGATTGCCGGATACGAGATTCTCGCTACTTTGTTAGATCGCTACTGTATAGCAACCGATAATTTTAATAAAGAACGCGCCTCTAATTACGATAAGCTTATTCTAAAAGCTGAGGGGAACAATTTTGACCATAAAAATGACGACCTATATACCAGATTAATTAGTATTAGTAATTATGTGGCCAGTCTCACGGATGGAAATGCGTTACTGAAATTTCAGAAGATCAAAGGATTAGAGATTTAG
- a CDS encoding nucleoside deaminase has translation MFDPYDDSHFMRKALQEAEAAYDKGEIPIGAVVVVADRVIARAHNLTELLNDVTAHAEMQAITAAANFLGGKYLKECTLYVTIEPCQMCAGALFWSQIGKIVYGARDEQRGCINMGTKLHPKTKMTGGILEEECGDILKRFFVEKRNLN, from the coding sequence ATGTTTGATCCATATGACGATTCGCATTTTATGAGAAAAGCACTTCAGGAAGCTGAGGCTGCTTATGATAAAGGAGAAATACCTATCGGAGCGGTAGTAGTAGTGGCTGACAGAGTTATCGCAAGAGCACATAATCTAACGGAATTACTAAACGACGTTACAGCTCATGCAGAAATGCAAGCGATTACAGCAGCGGCTAATTTTTTAGGGGGTAAATATCTTAAAGAGTGTACGTTGTATGTGACTATTGAGCCTTGTCAAATGTGTGCAGGCGCTTTATTCTGGTCCCAGATAGGTAAAATTGTATATGGCGCCAGAGATGAACAACGTGGATGTATAAATATGGGAACAAAACTACATCCCAAAACTAAAATGACGGGTGGGATACTTGAGGAAGAGTGTGGTGATATACTGAAACGATTTTTTGTTGAAAAACGTAATTTGAATTGA